In Sphingobacterium sp. R2, the genomic stretch CAATGGTGGCTTACTTGTTGGGGCGACAATGACAATCGATCCCAAAATTGCTAAAGTTGCTCTTCCCGAGGTTGGTGTTTTGGATATGTTGCGTTACCATACTTTCACGGCGGGTGCAGGGTGGTCCTATGATTATGGTACGGTCAGTGATAGCAAAGAAATGTTTGACTATCTGAAAGCGTATTCGCCGGTGCATAATGTGAAATCTGGCGTTTGCTACCCGGCAACAATGGTCTTTACCGGAGATCACGATGATCGTGTGGTGCCGGCGCATTCCTATAAGTTTGCTTCAGAGCTTCAGGCAAAGCAAGCCTGTGATAATCCTGTATTGATCCGTATTGAGACAAAAGCCGGTCATGGTGCTGGAAGGTCTACAGAGGTTCTGATCAATAGTACTGTGGATAAATATGCTTTTGCACTTTGGAACATGGGAATAAAGACATTAAAGTAAACAGGCAGCTCGAAGCTTCAAGATGAGGTTGCTATCGAAATAAAAGTCCCGATCCTTAATTGGATCGGGACTTTTGTCTTTATGGATGATCAGGATAGGCTCTTATGGTTACATTTAGTTTTCCCAAGTTTTTATTCCTTTCATCATCTTTTCAAGCGTTTCTTGATAGATCGGACGATCATCCTCACTGGCCATTTCGACGGCTTTGTTTTGCCACTTGATCGCTTTTTCTTTTTCCCCTTTTTTATAGAGTAGATTGGAGTAGGTGTCCAAGAATGCGCTGCTCGGATCTTCAATGATCGATTTTTTGCTCCAGCTTAGTGCGGATTCAATACAGGCCGGATCGCTGCTGTTATTAAAGATAGTCCAGGCAAAAGTGTTTAATTGATGTGGCGTAAAATCTTCTGATGATAGATAATCATTGATGGTATTCTTCATCGCCACATAATTTTTCACCTGAAGGTAATAGTGTGCTCTAATCTTCTTGAACATCGGAACGAAATCGATGTCCGGATATTTTGCCGTCAGTTCATTTTGATAACTATCCCAGTTAGGTTCGTGCTTGGCGTCTATTTTTATCTGGAATAATTCGTTGACGACAACATTTGCCAACGTACGGTTGGCAATACCGGGTGACTCTAATAGGATATCTATTTTTTCTTTATTGTTCCGGATCAGATTAAAAGCTTTGGAATTGGTAAATTTTGCTGCAGCTAATAGAATATGCACGTTCTCCTTTTTGAACAACTCATCTGTCGCTAATGAATTTGCTAAGGTATTTTCTGCCTTGCGCGCAGTGTTTTCATCGTAGGCAACATTCGCTGCTTTTAGCATCTGCTTTGCCGTGTAGATGTCCTGCGGTCTTTTATCGAATTTTTTTAACAGGGTGTAATACTGTGTTTCGGTATTTAGCCCATCCATTACATGGCCGACAAATTCAGGCGCATCGCTTGCTCCAACAATGCGATGTACAACTTGTCCATTGGGATTAAAGATAAGAAATGTGGGAAACGATTGAATATTATATTCATTAGAAATAGCACGCGCATCGGCATACCATTTTTTGACGTTGGTATTGTCAGATTCTGTGGAATCCATTTGTACCCTAACACTCATAAAGTTTTGATTGATGGGCTGTCCAACCTGTTCTAGCGGAAAGATTTCATTACTCATGTATTGGCATGGACCACACCAGGTCGCAAATAGCTCCATTAAGATAAATTTGTTTTCAGCTTCTGCGCGCTCCTTTAGTTGTTTCCAACTCAATCCATTTATAAATTTCACACCCTTAGTCTGGGCATGAGCCAAATTCCCGAATAAAATCGTAAGGCACAATGCGATTATACTTCTCATACTCACTCAACAAAAGATTCATAATTATGCTTAAGTTATCAAATTAATCTGAAAACAAAAACACCTCGGATGTTTTAATTTCAGAGGTGTTTTTGCGGATTGATAAATCGTCTATTTAATATTTATCTTAGCCTTTAAATCTTTTGTTAGGCCGTCTTTGTGTAACATCAAAGAAGTTGTTTTGTAACGTACGAATTCTTTTGTGGCATATAAGTAACCGTGGTAGTCATTTGTTGTGCCCCAAGAGTTTTTAACGATGTAATATTCTTTTCCGTTTTGATCTTTCACAAGACCGACAATGTGCATACCATGGTCATCAGTTGTTTGCCAGTTGTCAAAAGCTTTTTGTCTTTCTTCGGCTGTCACTTTTAGTTCCGGTTTAGGACCCACGAACATGGTTGATTTTTCTTGCTCCGTCATTTCCTCGAAAGGTTTTTCAGGTACATAAGCAACTCCGTTTTTCCAGGAGAAACCTTTTTCAGATACGTCAGTTGCCCAAGCGACAGTATAACCCTTTTGTAAAGCGTTGTCAATGATATCCGTTAAATCGTTCATTTTAACGTTGTAAAAACGGTCGAATGACCAGTTGTCTGGAATCAGCAATACGAACTGGCTGTAATACGGATGATCGGTTACGGAAGCAAGACCGACATAGTCGTCTGGATTGATACCGATTACCTGATCTGCAAAGGTACGTGGTGTGTAGGATTTACCGTTATAGTCAAATTTCTCAGGAACCTCTCCAAGGTAAGAATCCATGGCAGCGGTATAGGCTTTCTCCCAGTTTGGTGTCAATGTTTTGCCCTTCACTACTGCCCCCAACATAGCGTCCAACATAGAAGTCATTTCGCCAAAGTTGTTACGGGTAGTACCGTAGTGGAGACCTGTATACGCAGATTGCGGCATTGTCCCGTATTTACGAAAGGAGTTCAATACATCATGGAATTGACCGCCCTCGCCCAATGATAATCCACCATGAAGACGTACATAGGTACGTGCTTTGTCTAAGTATGTGTTCCGCGCAGTATAAATCTGAGATATCTCAACCGGTTTTTTACCCATACGAATCATTTCAGACTCTAGAAAAGAATTACCTGAATAAGACCAACAAGTACCTGATGAACCTTGATTTTTGATGGATGTGTTGCCTAGGTTGATGACTTCAGTAAAGGTAAATCCAGATTTGCTATTGTCATTTTGATTTGCTTTTAGCGCATTGATCAAATTGTCTTGTGCTTGTACTTGGAAAGACGCTGCAAAAAGTGAAGCGGCTAGTACAATCGTTTTATTCCAATTCATAGTTAGTATGTTGTTAATTTAATGTGGTGCTAAAATAAATAAATAAAATTGAGTAAGATCAATTCCTCTGTAAAATAATTGTGCTGAAAAATCTTCTGTTTTTATGTTAATGTACTGCTAGGCAGAGAAATTATGAAAGTTTTCTAAGGTTAAATAGGAATGGTCAGAATTTTTATTCTGACCATTATATTTTGTTTAGTCTATCATGTGCTGCCGATTGCTACAACATTTCACCACGATAAGCATAATTTTTTCAATCCGTTTCGCCTAATCCGCGATGGAAGACTTTTTTGGAAAAAGTAGCGAAGCAATAATACTTAAAGCGAGGATACCGATAATAACAATCAGTGAATGTGTTGTCGTAAAGCCAACTTCAGCCAACCAATGGTGGAGCAGCATCTTTAGTCCAATGAAGACCAATAAAAACGCTAAACCTACTTTGAGGTATTGGAACTTGTGTATGATATTGACCAATAGGAAAAACATTGACCGTAAGCCTAGAATCGCAAAAATGTTCGAAAAAAATACAACATAGGGGTCTTTGGTAACGGAGAAAATCGCAGGAATAGAATCCACGGCAAAAATGAGATCGGTAAATTCAATCACCAGCAATACGAGAAAGAGCGGAGTCATGTATTTTACACCGTTCTCGACATGGAAAAAATGTCCACCATCTAGTTTAGGAGTTACTTTAAAGTAGCGCGAAGCGAATTTAACGACCGGGTGATTCTGTGGATCGACTTCCTCTTCCTGGTTACGGTTAATAAACATTTTGACACCTGTAAAGACTAGGAAAGCGCCGAAAACATACAGAATCCAGCCAAACTTAGCAATAAGGGTGGCACCAAGGAATATAAAAAGAAAACGCATAATGATTGCGCCCAAAATACCCCAAACCAAAACTTTATGGTAATAACGCTCTGGAATACCGAAAGAGGTAAACAGTAAGACCATAACAAAGATATTATCTACTGACAAGGCGTATTCCACAACATAACCAGTAAGATATTCCAGGCCAAGATTCTTATTATAGACATCGAGACTGGCCGCTAGATCGCCGGGAATAATTTTAATATCGTGGTGATGTTTGGCGATGACCTCTTGGAGGTGATTCAAATCATGGATATTGTGCAGTTCAAATCCATAGTGACGTAGCAGCCAATAGAAGCCTAAGGAGAATAAAACCCAAATGGCACTCATAATACTCGCCATCTTCAGGCTGACAGGTTTGTCGCCTTTAGAAAATAACCCAAGATCTATTGCAAGCATAAGCGCAATGAAGATGAGAAATCCACCAAAAAACATTAATTCGTGACTCATTTTATTTTTTTCTTTCTGTTGTGTATTTTACCAATTGCTCCAATCCGGCTTTGTATTCGCTGTCTGGAAAGTCTTTCAATATTCGAAATGCATCTTGTTGGTATTCCAGCATCTTATTTGTAGCGTATGCTAACCCACCACTTTTACGGACAAAATCAATGACTTCAGCAACTTTTTGCGCATCCTCATTGTGGTTTTTAACTAAATTAATGATTCTTCGTTTTTCGCTGGCAGTAACTTGATGTAATGCATAAATGAGCGGTAAAGTTATTTTCTTCTCTTTGATATCATTGCCGAGGGGTTTGCCGACGTCATCTAAACCAAAGTCAAACAAATCGTCTTTAATCTGGAATGCAATTCCAATTTTTTCACCAAATTGATGAAGTTTATCTACTGTTTCCTGATCTGCATTTGACGAGGCCGACCCGCAAGCACAGCAAGAAGCGATTAGCGAGGCTGTTTTTTTTCGGATCACTTCAAAATAAATAGACTCTTCAATATCCAGTTTACGAGCCTTTTCGATCTGAAGCAATTCACCTTCGCTCATCTGTTCAACAGCTTCGGATACAATTTTTAGTAAGTGATAATCCTGATGTTTTACGGAAAGGAGTAAACCTCTTGACAATAGAAAATCACCCACCAAAACAGCAATTTTATTTTTCCATAGTGCATTGATTGAAAAAAATCCTCGACGTTCGTAGGAATTGTCCACCACATCATCATGTACCAAAGATGCCGTGTGCAACAACTCTACAAGAGCAGCACCACGGTAAGTGGATTCATTAATTCCGTTACATATGCCCGCTGAAAAGAATACAAACATCGGCCGCATTTGTTTGCCTTTACGTTTGATCAAGTATTGCGTAATGCGATCCAACAAGGGGACGGAGCTTTTCATCGAAGCTTTGAATTTTTTCTCAAACGCTTCAAGTTCATCGACAATAGGACGTTGAATCTCTCTTAATTTTGACATGAATTAGGGTGAAATACCAAAATAGTTAAAGCTTAAAGATAGTGATTTTATGACAACTCTTCGGCTGCTTTCTCCAGATTTTTGTACCATTCCTCACCGTAAGTGCGGATTAGCGGATCTTTTAAAAACTTAAAGACAGGTACCTGCAGTTCTTTCCCGAATGAACAGGCATCTTTACAGATATGCCAACGATCATAGTGAAGCACGTCAAATTCGGGATAATGTGTTGTCCGTATAGGGTATAGGTGACACGACACAGGTTTTCGCCAATGGATCTCGCCGAGTTCGTAAGCTTTTTCAATAGCACATTTTGTGATGCCATTTTCCCAGGTTACATAGGCGCATTCTTTATTACCATCAACACAGGTAGTCGTCAGATCACCATCGACATCAATGACATATTTGCCTTGCTCCTCAATCGCTTCAATACCTTTCGCTGTCATATAAGGCTTTACTTTAGGATAAATCTCCTCCAAGATGGCCTTTTCACTTTCCAATAACGGGGCGCCCGAATCGCCTTCTATACAACAGATTCCTTTGCACTTTGATAAATTACACACAAAGTCATTGTTGATGAGATCTTCGTGTACCAATACATTTCCTACTTCAATCATTCTACTTATTTTGAGTAGCTTGCTCGTTGTCCCAATTTGTACTTTAATCCACTTGCTTCCAGTAATTCTAACGTTACTGAGCCGATTAAAATATCGACATTGGCTTTGACCGGAATACGGTTGCCATCGTTGGTTACCCACAAATAAAGCTTGCTATTTTTTTTAAATATACGTCCCGGTTTGATTTCGGGACTGAATTTGAGGCACTCTAATGTGCCTAATTCTGTTTTTATCTTTTCTATTCCAATATATTGTATGCCTAAGGTAGCAATCTCATCATTCAGAAAATAAGTCAGCTTAAAAGATTCTCCCGGTTTAACCGTTGACAGATCCAGGTTGCGCGCAAAATAGTAGGAAGAAAGTAAGTCAAAAGTTTGATCTACTTTCGAATTAAATGTTCCTTTATTACCGACAACGGTATTTGTCGCTTGGTTGAAGCGTACCTTATCATTCCTTCTGTACCCACCTTCGCGAATGTTTTCGGTATAATAATACGGTAAAAATGTTTTACTGTTAATATACGAATTGTATTCATTGCGCACCGTATATATCGCAAAGGCACCTGCAGTCTTACCTGCTGCATATAAATGAAAGGAGGGGTTTCCAGCTCCATCCTTTGTATCTTCAACAGTTAATGTTCCTGTTGCGGCGGAAATAAAACCATAGCGGAGTTTATACTTTAATTTCTCCCCACCTTTAAATGCAGATTCTTTTAAATGCGGTAATTCTTGAGCAAAAGCAGTACTTACTACCACGGATAAGTAAAAGAGCAAAGTCGATATAAGTTTCATGTAGGTAAGTTTACGAAATTTGTTTGAAAAGGAATGTTAATTTCATTCAAATAAATTTAACTTTTGGGATTAAATGAGACGTTCATAGACAATGACTTATACATCGGTGTGATTGGATTACTTAGGCTGTACTCGTTTAAATACAGGTACGGTAGAACAAGGCTCGCCATACATAATGCTTTTTGCCACTTTGCTTAGTTTTACCGTAAACTGTACGAATACAGACTCTGGAATAAAGGTGTCGCCACAGCCCTTTACTACTACACGCTGATCCCGAAATTGTTCCATGTCAATCCGTTCAATAGCTGCAGCATACTGCATGCGTAATAGTTCATCCGCGTCTCCGAAGATGATTGTTGCTGCATAAGGTTCCAATTTGTTGGCCAATAACATGTAAGCCCAGGTAGGCACAATGGCATCTGCACTACAAGTAATTGCTACATGTTTACCGGCATATTGCGACCAATCGTTTGTCTTAATGAACTCGCGGAAATCCTTTTCTTTAAGAATCAAGCCATGGAAGAGATTATCCTTAATATCATATACCACATTGTCTGCTTGTGGATGGTAGTTGGCCAAGTCAACTGTGACTAACCCACTTTGCGCAACTTTGTTGACAATATTTGTTTGAATATCCATATTTACATCAAAAAAAAGCCGGACGATAATTCGTCCGGCTACAAATTTACTTAAAAATCTTTTAAAAGAATTTCACTCTATTGTCAATGATTTCAGCTTTGTCTTGTAATGCGCGGAAAATAGATCCCCACGCGCGTTGTGCTTTAGCTGCAAGCATTTGTTTCTTTTGTCCGTTGATATCGGAAATAGCGGCAGGATTGGTAAAACCGTTTACCTGTACGACATAAACTCCTGTACTTCCTTCAATCGCTTTGGAAGGTTTATTCGGCTGTAGTCCAAAAACGGTACCAACAACCTTGTTTTCCAATGCAACACCAGGGATAACTGGGTTTGCAAAGACAACATTTTCAACGTTAATCGCTGATTTACCCACTTTTTGAGCAACTTGATCGATAGAAGATGCACCTGCTAAAGCTTTGTCAAATTTCTCTTTCAAAATCTTCGCTTTAACCATATTTCTTACTGCAGGCTCGATATCTTTTTTAACGGCTTCCAAAGAAAGTGTTCCTTTAGGTTGTATATCAACCAGACTTGCTAAGATATAAGAAGTTTCAGTCTCAAATACTTTGTCCGAGATGTCGCCTTTTTTAGCATCAAAAGCCCATTTAATTAAATCACGCGGTGCTTCATTACCATCTAATACATTGTCCATCGCTGTTACACGTGAAGCTGTTTTTGCTTCTAAACCAAGTTTTTTCGCTTCCTGAGCAAAGTTCTGTGCTGTAGCTGCAGATAAGAATGCTGTTGCTTTGCTATGCGCATTGTTCAACGTTTCTTTTCCACTGCTGATCACTTTATCAATAATGGCAACTTTCGCATATTTTGAACTTCCTGTTTGCTTTTCAATTTTGATAATATGCACACCAAATTGCGATTTCACAACTTTGATATCACCTGTTTTTCCTTCGAATACAGCATTCTCAAACTCAGGAACCATACGACCTCTTGTGAATGTCCCTAGTTCACCACCATTTGTTTTGCTTTCTGGATCTTTGCTAAACTGAACTGCAAGCGCTGCAAAATTGTCTCCTTTTTGAATCAAACCTTTGATCGAGTCAGCTTTTGCCAGTGCTTTATCAACACCACCTTCAGCTGTAGGATCCAATAAGATATGAGATGCTTTTACGGAGTCAGGACTTACGATCGTAGAAACAACTTTTGCGATTTCATACGCGTTGTTGTTTAAAAAAGGTCCGACTGTTGTGCCAGCAGCAACGTTGAATACAACGGAATCCAAAGAAGGACTCAACTGTCCTTTTTTCACATACGTGAACGGATATTTGTTGTCTGAATTGATCGAAGCAAACAGGGAGTCGTCTTTGGCAACGATTAAATCCTGTTTCAATTTGTTGATGGTCTCTTTCACCGCCAAAGAATCTTTAGCAAGAGGTTTTGCATCTACAGTTACATATTGAATTGCACGAGTTTCTTCTTGCGTTTTGAACATGTTTTTATGTTCATCATAATATTCTTGGTAATCAGCATCCGTCAATTTAGCATCTGCGTCTTTGACAGAAGCATAATCTAAAAGAATGTACTTGAAGTTTGCCAATTTATTGCGCTCTTGGTATTCTTCGTTTGCTTCCAATGAAGTAACGTATACGCTATTGGAAAGCAACTCGCCGTATTTGCTGCTTAAACGTTCATCTCTGACGCCTTCAAGTAGGGTATTCCATTGATCGTAGACAGCAGGATTATTATTCACCTGCCCTAAGAAGGTCATCAATTGACTATGGTCAAACTGTCCCGTTTGTGGGTTAGTAAAAGCTTGAACGATTTGAGGTGAAGGATTTGGCCCTTTTACTAAATCATTTAACTCTTCTTTACCGACAGTCAAACCGATTTTTTCAATCTCTTTTTTCAAGATCTCTCTTGACAAAAATTGATTCCAAACTTGTTGAACAGCGTATGTTCTCATTTGAGGAGTCACTGCGCCTCCCATTTGTTGTTTGAACATTTCTTCTGTTTGTTCAACTTGTTGATTGAACGCAGGATATTCAATTTCAGTTCCGTTGACTTCCCCTACACGATTTTGATGTCTCGCCCAAAAAGGAGCTCCCCCCGAACGACATCGCCTAGTAAAAATGCTAAAATTGCGATAGCCATAGCTGCGGTCAAGATGACACCCGCTTTGTTACGCAAAAAGCCCATTAATCCCATAGTCTGCTTATTGTGTTTATATTGTGTAAATACTTGTATTTCGTTAATTTATGCATAGCATAGCAAAATGCGGTGCAAGATACAATTTTTATAAAAAAAAATGGAATATTTTCCTGAATGTAGCAAAACAAATTTCAAAAATAATTGTATAAACCGGAGTTCTTTATTCCTTTTTTGTTTAATAGATTCGTTATAAAAGACTTAATCGTATAAACAAACGATCGATAGGGGAGGTTTGAACCCTATTATTTTCCCAAAGAAGGGAATAGATTGTTGTTGGTGATAATGGTGTAGCCAGTGGCATTTGCTATATTGACATGTTTGAAATCTTTGTCTGAAGTAAATGATGACCCCTGTAAGTTGCCCCGATTATCGCGAAAGAAAGCCGTTATCGGAACGTGATTATAAAATATCCTGTTGCTGTTGCTATCAACTTGACTTTCGTCATAGATGATTTCTTCAGTTTTGATGATAGATCCGTCAGCCATCGTTACTACAACGTTTTTTGTGAAAGTGGTCGTCTTCTCTTTTTCCCTACGAATGGCGTGGTCGGAGGTGATGCGTTGCGTTTCCTTTAAATTGTCATCGTAAAAGATTATTTTGATGCTTTTTGGAAATTCGTATACTTCGGTACTATCGTGTTTGATACGCATTTCAGGAGCGGTAAGATTGGCTTTTACCCGTGTCGAATCGCTATAGATGATGTCTACATGACGTGAGATGTCGACCGCCTCTTCCTTTTTCATGTTGGCAATCCGGTCCACCTCTTTTAAATCAGGTTCACAGGAGGTCAATGAGAGCGCCCCTAGTAAAGATACGATTACTAGGGGCGATATATTTTGGATTATGGTTGAAGCAAAGGTCTTGCGTACCATCGGATTAATCAAATTGTGTTCTTCTAAACCAGCGGTCATTTAAGGTAAAGCCTATATTAAAGTTAATATAACGTTCACGTAAGAGGCTATTGCTGATTTTGCCCATTTGCCCAAATTCTGCTGAAAAGTTTATTTTAGAGAAAGCTCCCGAAAATTGATTTCTTGCAAACGGGAAACCAACACCAACAGTAACAGCCATATCGTTGATATTTTGGTTACTTAGGAAATATTGCGTTTTGTTATATCTAAATCCAAGCCGATAATCTACTCGGTTCAAATACCTAAGCGAAGTGACATCGGGGGTAATTTGACCGCCAATCGCTACGCCGTAATTCTTGCGAAGCTCATTTTCTCCTTTTCTAGTCTGAAATCTCGACCAATCTGCGTATTTAAAATCAGCACCAACTAACCAGCGGTTGCTACGCGCAAGCGTGATACCGACATTATGCTTCAGTGGAAGGGTCAAATGTCTGCTACTGCGGTCAGAAATAAAGGTACTGTCCAACGGGATATTTTGGTTGTCCGGATCAGAAGAAGGGGTAGTTCTCGTATTAAATATTGTTGTTCTCTCTTTAATATCATTATTCAATGAACCAGAGTAACCAAAGGTCAGTGAATATTCCTTATTTAATGGTTGCTCGTATTGTAAACCATAATCAAAGATAATACCTTGTATTTCGCGTTTATTCTGTTGCTGGGTATTCAATGCTCCCGATGAAGGGAGAAATTCTACACGGCTATAATCATTTAAGGTTCCAAATAGATAAGACATGTTGGCACCGATACTCAGGCCTTTCACGATGCGTACCCCCCAACCAGCATAGGCTTTTGTCAAACCACCTTCGCCGGTGAAAACTTTTGTGTAAGGATCAGCATTTGAAGTTCCTGTTGAAGATGTCCGATAACCAATATCGGAGTAGGGAAGAATACCCAAACTGATCCCGCCAAATCGTTTCATGGGGAAAGTCATGGTGATGTGGCTAAAGGCAAAGTCAGCCGTGTTATCTGATCTGGTTGTTGAATTTAATTGTGTGTAATTGCCATATAGACCAGCATCAAAGGTGGTAAACTGTGTGGCAGAGTAAGATGCAGGATTGCTCGGGTTGGTGTTGTATACGCCATTGATTCTTCGGATAGCGGTATTCACACCCCCCATACCTCTATATTGTGGCAATAAATCCTCTCGCATCTGACCAAGTCCAAATTGAGAGTAGGGTGATGCGGATGTCGTTTTTTGGGCAAATGCGGTAGTAGAACTAGCTAAAATTCCCCCTGCTAACAACAGTTGGAGTGATTTATTTCTTAGAGAGCTTGTAAAGCGTTTCTGCATGGTCAATCTATAAAATTGAGAAACTAATGTTTATTTAGTTTTAGTGAAATTTTCGAGTTATTTGACTCTGATATTAAATGTTCTTTGCTTTTAATCGCATACAAAACTATTCAATTTTTGCGAGCTTGTTAAGCCGATTTTGTTAAAAAAGGTTAAACGCTTATTGTACAAGGCTTTAGAAAAACTGAAAGTAGATTATCGTGAGTGTTATAATGGCGTATACGACCTCAAAAAACCATTTCTTTTTGGCATAAGTGAAATAGTAAGCCATATAGATGGCGATAGAAGGTGCACAAAGTAAAAAATGGGCTTCAGTTAGTTTTTTATTCCAGTAGAATGACACTACCGCCAGGCATAACATAAAGAACAACAGTTGAAATGACTTGCGAATATGCACGACACTTTTAAAAAAGTTGTCTTTTAAGACCATTAAGAAGAGTATTAAAGTAAAGATGACCGGTACAAGTACCAGATAGTCGACTAATTGAATACGGATAGCCGTAGGAAATTTGTACGTAAACGGCAGCCAAATCGTATAAAACTGCTCCATTTTGCCCATCCAGAGATAGATTACCGC encodes the following:
- a CDS encoding thioredoxin fold domain-containing protein, producing the protein MRSIIALCLTILFGNLAHAQTKGVKFINGLSWKQLKERAEAENKFILMELFATWCGPCQYMSNEIFPLEQVGQPINQNFMSVRVQMDSTESDNTNVKKWYADARAISNEYNIQSFPTFLIFNPNGQVVHRIVGASDAPEFVGHVMDGLNTETQYYTLLKKFDKRPQDIYTAKQMLKAANVAYDENTARKAENTLANSLATDELFKKENVHILLAAAKFTNSKAFNLIRNNKEKIDILLESPGIANRTLANVVVNELFQIKIDAKHEPNWDSYQNELTAKYPDIDFVPMFKKIRAHYYLQVKNYVAMKNTINDYLSSEDFTPHQLNTFAWTIFNNSSDPACIESALSWSKKSIIEDPSSAFLDTYSNLLYKKGEKEKAIKWQNKAVEMASEDDRPIYQETLEKMMKGIKTWEN
- a CDS encoding aminopeptidase C; protein product: MNWNKTIVLAASLFAASFQVQAQDNLINALKANQNDNSKSGFTFTEVINLGNTSIKNQGSSGTCWSYSGNSFLESEMIRMGKKPVEISQIYTARNTYLDKARTYVRLHGGLSLGEGGQFHDVLNSFRKYGTMPQSAYTGLHYGTTRNNFGEMTSMLDAMLGAVVKGKTLTPNWEKAYTAAMDSYLGEVPEKFDYNGKSYTPRTFADQVIGINPDDYVGLASVTDHPYYSQFVLLIPDNWSFDRFYNVKMNDLTDIIDNALQKGYTVAWATDVSEKGFSWKNGVAYVPEKPFEEMTEQEKSTMFVGPKPELKVTAEERQKAFDNWQTTDDHGMHIVGLVKDQNGKEYYIVKNSWGTTNDYHGYLYATKEFVRYKTTSLMLHKDGLTKDLKAKINIK
- a CDS encoding TerC family protein, which gives rise to MSHELMFFGGFLIFIALMLAIDLGLFSKGDKPVSLKMASIMSAIWVLFSLGFYWLLRHYGFELHNIHDLNHLQEVIAKHHHDIKIIPGDLAASLDVYNKNLGLEYLTGYVVEYALSVDNIFVMVLLFTSFGIPERYYHKVLVWGILGAIIMRFLFIFLGATLIAKFGWILYVFGAFLVFTGVKMFINRNQEEEVDPQNHPVVKFASRYFKVTPKLDGGHFFHVENGVKYMTPLFLVLLVIEFTDLIFAVDSIPAIFSVTKDPYVVFFSNIFAILGLRSMFFLLVNIIHKFQYLKVGLAFLLVFIGLKMLLHHWLAEVGFTTTHSLIVIIGILALSIIASLLFPKKSSIAD
- a CDS encoding polyprenyl synthetase family protein; translation: MSKLREIQRPIVDELEAFEKKFKASMKSSVPLLDRITQYLIKRKGKQMRPMFVFFSAGICNGINESTYRGAALVELLHTASLVHDDVVDNSYERRGFFSINALWKNKIAVLVGDFLLSRGLLLSVKHQDYHLLKIVSEAVEQMSEGELLQIEKARKLDIEESIYFEVIRKKTASLIASCCACGSASSNADQETVDKLHQFGEKIGIAFQIKDDLFDFGLDDVGKPLGNDIKEKKITLPLIYALHQVTASEKRRIINLVKNHNEDAQKVAEVIDFVRKSGGLAYATNKMLEYQQDAFRILKDFPDSEYKAGLEQLVKYTTERKK
- a CDS encoding DUF3109 family protein codes for the protein MIEVGNVLVHEDLINNDFVCNLSKCKGICCIEGDSGAPLLESEKAILEEIYPKVKPYMTAKGIEAIEEQGKYVIDVDGDLTTTCVDGNKECAYVTWENGITKCAIEKAYELGEIHWRKPVSCHLYPIRTTHYPEFDVLHYDRWHICKDACSFGKELQVPVFKFLKDPLIRTYGEEWYKNLEKAAEELS
- a CDS encoding DUF3108 domain-containing protein; the encoded protein is MKLISTLLFYLSVVVSTAFAQELPHLKESAFKGGEKLKYKLRYGFISAATGTLTVEDTKDGAGNPSFHLYAAGKTAGAFAIYTVRNEYNSYINSKTFLPYYYTENIREGGYRRNDKVRFNQATNTVVGNKGTFNSKVDQTFDLLSSYYFARNLDLSTVKPGESFKLTYFLNDEIATLGIQYIGIEKIKTELGTLECLKFSPEIKPGRIFKKNSKLYLWVTNDGNRIPVKANVDILIGSVTLELLEASGLKYKLGQRASYSK
- a CDS encoding DUF2480 family protein, which codes for MDIQTNIVNKVAQSGLVTVDLANYHPQADNVVYDIKDNLFHGLILKEKDFREFIKTNDWSQYAGKHVAITCSADAIVPTWAYMLLANKLEPYAATIIFGDADELLRMQYAAAIERIDMEQFRDQRVVVKGCGDTFIPESVFVQFTVKLSKVAKSIMYGEPCSTVPVFKRVQPK
- a CDS encoding peptidylprolyl isomerase translates to MFTRRCRSGGAPFWARHQNRVGEVNGTEIEYPAFNQQVEQTEEMFKQQMGGAVTPQMRTYAVQQVWNQFLSREILKKEIEKIGLTVGKEELNDLVKGPNPSPQIVQAFTNPQTGQFDHSQLMTFLGQVNNNPAVYDQWNTLLEGVRDERLSSKYGELLSNSVYVTSLEANEEYQERNKLANFKYILLDYASVKDADAKLTDADYQEYYDEHKNMFKTQEETRAIQYVTVDAKPLAKDSLAVKETINKLKQDLIVAKDDSLFASINSDNKYPFTYVKKGQLSPSLDSVVFNVAAGTTVGPFLNNNAYEIAKVVSTIVSPDSVKASHILLDPTAEGGVDKALAKADSIKGLIQKGDNFAALAVQFSKDPESKTNGGELGTFTRGRMVPEFENAVFEGKTGDIKVVKSQFGVHIIKIEKQTGSSKYAKVAIIDKVISSGKETLNNAHSKATAFLSAATAQNFAQEAKKLGLEAKTASRVTAMDNVLDGNEAPRDLIKWAFDAKKGDISDKVFETETSYILASLVDIQPKGTLSLEAVKKDIEPAVRNMVKAKILKEKFDKALAGASSIDQVAQKVGKSAINVENVVFANPVIPGVALENKVVGTVFGLQPNKPSKAIEGSTGVYVVQVNGFTNPAAISDINGQKKQMLAAKAQRAWGSIFRALQDKAEIIDNRVKFF
- the lptC gene encoding LPS export ABC transporter periplasmic protein LptC, translated to MTAGLEEHNLINPMVRKTFASTIIQNISPLVIVSLLGALSLTSCEPDLKEVDRIANMKKEEAVDISRHVDIIYSDSTRVKANLTAPEMRIKHDSTEVYEFPKSIKIIFYDDNLKETQRITSDHAIRREKEKTTTFTKNVVVTMADGSIIKTEEIIYDESQVDSNSNRIFYNHVPITAFFRDNRGNLQGSSFTSDKDFKHVNIANATGYTIITNNNLFPSLGK